A single region of the Vagococcus teuberi genome encodes:
- a CDS encoding DUF4811 domain-containing protein yields MIVILVILSVLLFAFTFIFSKSTWQYILTVIFGIVFIGSIVLMEMNYAHHFGMEKETTTKEISLVSSADAENLNILLYQPVGTKGDKVYLYKTTPTQKKVSQTGTDHVTNTVKTADTDKAALEIKTTRWVYKDSFYDLLFGISGNNKEFDSRKNTFYLPSDWLELSTDQAKKLEEEMSAKKDTLEADIKKYVADKLKEEITKDPAIATNKDKQTELSETYAKEYKEKMMSDILKNISK; encoded by the coding sequence ATGATTGTCATCTTAGTTATTCTTAGTGTGTTACTATTTGCTTTCACATTTATTTTCTCAAAATCAACATGGCAATACATTTTAACCGTGATTTTCGGTATTGTTTTTATCGGAAGTATTGTATTAATGGAAATGAATTATGCTCATCACTTTGGAATGGAGAAAGAAACAACAACGAAAGAAATTTCTCTTGTGAGTTCAGCTGATGCAGAGAATTTAAACATTCTATTATACCAACCTGTAGGAACAAAAGGAGATAAAGTCTATCTGTATAAAACAACACCTACTCAGAAAAAAGTCTCTCAAACAGGAACAGATCATGTAACAAACACTGTCAAAACAGCCGATACAGATAAAGCAGCTCTAGAAATAAAAACGACTCGTTGGGTATATAAAGATTCTTTTTATGACTTATTATTTGGTATTTCTGGAAACAATAAAGAATTTGATTCTAGAAAAAATACGTTCTATCTTCCAAGTGATTGGTTAGAATTAAGCACAGATCAAGCTAAAAAACTAGAAGAAGAAATGTCTGCTAAAAAGGACACCCTAGAAGCAGATATAAAAAAATATGTTGCTGATAAACTAAAAGAAGAGATTACTAAGGATCCAGCTATCGCAACAAATAAAGATAAACAAACAGAATTATCTGAAACTTATGCTAAAGAATATAAAGAAAAAATGATGTCTGATATTCTGAAAAATATTTCAAAATAG
- a CDS encoding NYN domain-containing protein, which translates to MTRKLKHQVLFVDGYNMIGAWPELNRLKKQDKLGDARDQLLFILSNYAKYKGIEIIVVFDAQLVPGIQQTYDKYGLTVIFTKEDETADTYIEREVPNKMNALTTVRVATSDLAEQWVIFSQGALRVSARELFNSIKEVEKEIHSDTQDYQYQNLRRNSPWNQEQVKTLQELFDDLMYH; encoded by the coding sequence ATGACACGAAAATTAAAACATCAAGTCCTCTTTGTTGATGGATACAACATGATTGGTGCTTGGCCTGAGTTAAATCGTTTGAAAAAACAAGATAAACTAGGTGACGCTAGAGACCAATTATTATTTATCTTATCCAATTATGCAAAGTATAAAGGAATCGAAATCATCGTTGTATTTGATGCCCAACTTGTTCCTGGAATTCAGCAAACATATGACAAGTATGGCTTGACGGTTATTTTTACAAAAGAAGATGAAACGGCGGATACTTATATTGAACGAGAGGTGCCTAATAAAATGAATGCATTGACCACTGTTCGCGTGGCAACAAGTGATTTAGCGGAACAATGGGTGATTTTCTCTCAAGGAGCACTACGAGTATCGGCACGAGAGCTGTTTAATTCGATTAAAGAAGTGGAAAAAGAAATTCATTCTGACACACAGGACTACCAATATCAAAATTTGAGACGAAATAGTCCTTGGAATCAAGAACAAGTCAAAACACTACAAGAGTTATTTGATGATTTAATGTATCATTAA
- the rlmB gene encoding 23S rRNA (guanosine(2251)-2'-O)-methyltransferase RlmB has translation MRKPQNKRRPDRQRPKFDKKNQQEADESTPEMDDVVLGKHATIEALQANRGNKLFLQEDIKGNKIEEIKQLAQEKIVSIKWVPKSKLDEMVDGLNHQGIVLKITPYEYLSLSELLEKTKEKENRFFLILDSIMDPHNLGSILRTADAVNVDGVIIPKHRAVGVTPVVVKTSTGAVEHIPISRVTNLSQTVKELKKENIWVFGTDMEGTDYTQWNVSGDIALIIGNEGKGMGQALKKEVDEMITIPIDGHVQSLNASVAAGLLMYEVHRKRR, from the coding sequence ATGAGAAAACCTCAAAATAAACGAAGACCAGATAGACAACGCCCAAAATTTGATAAAAAAAATCAACAAGAAGCAGATGAGTCAACGCCAGAAATGGATGATGTGGTGTTAGGAAAACATGCCACAATAGAAGCACTGCAAGCTAATCGAGGCAATAAATTATTTTTACAAGAAGATATTAAAGGAAATAAAATTGAAGAGATTAAACAATTGGCTCAAGAGAAGATTGTGTCTATCAAATGGGTACCAAAATCTAAATTAGATGAAATGGTGGATGGCTTAAATCATCAAGGCATCGTCTTAAAAATTACGCCATATGAATACCTATCGTTATCAGAATTACTAGAAAAAACCAAAGAAAAAGAAAATCGTTTTTTCTTAATTTTAGATAGCATTATGGACCCACATAACTTAGGTTCTATCTTAAGAACAGCTGATGCAGTAAATGTTGATGGTGTGATTATTCCAAAACATCGTGCAGTCGGAGTGACACCAGTGGTAGTGAAAACTTCTACTGGGGCGGTAGAACACATTCCTATTTCACGAGTGACAAACCTTTCGCAAACAGTTAAGGAACTAAAAAAAGAAAATATCTGGGTATTTGGGACAGATATGGAAGGCACAGATTATACTCAGTGGAATGTTTCAGGAGACATTGCTTTAATTATTGGTAATGAAGGAAAAGGAATGGGACAAGCACTTAAAAAAGAAGTAGACGAGATGATTACCATTCCGATAGATGGACATGTTCAAAGTCTCAATGCGAGCGTTGCAGCTGGCTTATTAATGTATGAAGTGCATAGAAAAAGGAGATAG
- a CDS encoding Mini-ribonuclease 3, with translation MTNEKDYTLLSGLTLAYVGDAIYETYIRDYLVKSGQTRPNQLHRLATHYVSAKAQHYLIEQMMMQDLLAEIEQDIYRRGRNAKSHTSAKNTSIAVYRSSTGFEALMGYLHLTEQKERLEEIIAWCIQTIGEKNNEKTSK, from the coding sequence ATGACAAATGAAAAAGATTATACCTTATTAAGTGGGTTAACACTAGCTTATGTGGGGGATGCCATATATGAGACATATATTCGCGATTATTTAGTAAAAAGTGGGCAAACTCGCCCGAATCAATTACACCGTTTAGCAACACATTATGTTTCAGCAAAAGCACAACATTATTTGATTGAACAAATGATGATGCAAGACTTATTAGCTGAAATAGAACAAGATATCTATCGCCGTGGACGTAATGCTAAAAGTCATACGAGTGCCAAAAATACGTCGATTGCTGTGTATCGATCATCAACTGGATTTGAAGCATTGATGGGGTATCTACATTTAACAGAGCAAAAAGAACGCTTAGAAGAAATTATTGCATGGTGTATTCAAACAATAGGAGAAAAAAACAATGAGAAAACCTCAAAATAA
- the cysS gene encoding cysteine--tRNA ligase → MGIKIYNTLSRKKENFVPIKPNEVSMYLCGPTVYNYIHIGNARSTVAFDTVRRYFEFRGYKVNYVSNFTDVDDKIIKTANQEGISTKELADKFIDAFKEDTGKLNVQPACLHPRVVDHIDDIIDFISVLVEKGYAYESQGDVYYRTRKFEPYGKLSNKSIDELETGASQRTGAESAKKEDPLDFALWKEAKEHEVSWDSPWGKGRPGWHIECSVMATKHLGDTIDIHAGGQDLEFPHHENEIAQSEAKTGETFAHYWMHNAYLTVGESGEKMSKSLGNFITAHDLMKDVSPEVVRFALSTTHYRRPMPFNETTIKEATTNLGRIKSSYNNATFRLETAVDSLENDHDWLKELSSLMIEFVTEMDDDFNAANGITVVYQLVKYLNRYLEEDAVSKEVITAYQETLEKLMLIFGIELVNQTDLLDGDIDALIAERNAARKEKNFARSDEIRDLLKEQGIILEDTPQGTRWSRSE, encoded by the coding sequence ATGGGAATAAAAATTTATAATACTTTAAGTCGTAAAAAAGAAAATTTTGTGCCAATTAAACCAAATGAAGTCAGCATGTATCTATGCGGACCAACTGTTTATAACTACATTCATATAGGAAATGCTAGAAGTACCGTAGCATTTGATACTGTTCGCCGTTATTTTGAATTTAGGGGCTACAAAGTTAATTATGTTTCTAACTTTACAGATGTGGATGATAAAATTATTAAGACAGCGAATCAAGAAGGTATTTCAACCAAAGAATTAGCAGATAAATTTATTGACGCATTTAAAGAAGACACTGGCAAATTAAATGTGCAACCAGCTTGTCTGCATCCACGTGTTGTTGATCATATTGATGACATTATCGACTTTATTTCTGTGTTGGTTGAAAAAGGATATGCCTATGAGTCACAAGGAGATGTGTACTATCGTACGCGTAAATTTGAACCATATGGTAAATTAAGTAATAAAAGTATTGATGAATTAGAGACAGGTGCGAGTCAAAGAACGGGTGCTGAATCAGCTAAAAAGGAAGACCCGCTAGACTTTGCTTTATGGAAAGAAGCAAAAGAGCATGAAGTATCATGGGATTCACCTTGGGGAAAAGGTCGTCCAGGCTGGCATATTGAGTGCTCTGTGATGGCAACTAAACATTTAGGTGATACAATAGATATTCATGCAGGTGGACAGGATTTAGAATTCCCTCATCATGAAAATGAAATAGCTCAAAGTGAAGCGAAAACGGGTGAAACGTTTGCTCATTATTGGATGCATAATGCGTATCTAACTGTAGGTGAATCAGGTGAAAAAATGAGTAAATCACTTGGCAACTTTATTACCGCACATGATTTGATGAAAGATGTGTCACCAGAAGTGGTGCGTTTCGCTTTATCAACGACACATTATCGTCGACCAATGCCTTTCAATGAGACAACCATCAAAGAAGCAACGACTAATTTAGGACGTATAAAAAGTAGTTACAATAATGCAACGTTTAGATTAGAAACAGCAGTGGATTCTTTAGAAAACGACCATGATTGGTTAAAAGAGTTGTCTTCATTAATGATAGAATTTGTCACAGAGATGGACGATGATTTCAATGCCGCGAACGGTATCACGGTTGTTTATCAATTAGTGAAATACTTGAATCGTTATCTAGAAGAAGATGCGGTGTCAAAAGAAGTTATCACGGCTTACCAAGAAACATTAGAAAAACTAATGCTTATTTTTGGGATTGAACTTGTTAATCAAACGGATTTATTAGACGGTGACATTGATGCGTTAATCGCTGAGAGAAATGCCGCTCGTAAAGAAAAAAACTTTGCTAGAAGTGATGAGATACGTGATTTATTAAAAGAACAAGGGATTATTTTAGAAGATACCCCTCAAGGAACAAGATGGAGTAGAAGTGAATGA
- the gltX gene encoding glutamate--tRNA ligase: MGNKVRVRYAPSPTGHLHIGNARTALFNYLFARHHGGDFIIRIEDTDQKRNIEDGEKSQLDNLAWLNIDWDESPDKPGEYGPYRQSERKDIYQPLVDQLLASNLAYKCYCTEEELETERESQRSRGQIPRYNGKCAHLTPEQQAAKEAEGITPVVRFRVPKGEEYTFDDIVKGNITFESDSVGGDFVILKRDGIPTYNFAVAVDDHLMKITHVLRGDDHIANTPKQLMVYEAFGWTPPRFGHMTLIINTETGKKLSKRDETILQFIEQYRELGYLPEAMFNFISLLGWSPVGEEEIFSQEEFIKIFDADRLGKSPAAFDNKKLEWISNQYMKQLDRKTMAEMALPYLIEAGLVEENPSAEKQAWVEELVSLYQPQMSYAKEIVELSSLFFNDTLTFDDAAKEVLSDEQVPEVLEAFKKELNDLEEFDVPAIKKAIKAVQKETGAKGKKLFMPIRVAVSGQMHGPELAETILLLGKDQATEHINLALNEIQG; encoded by the coding sequence ATGGGAAATAAAGTACGTGTCAGATATGCACCAAGTCCAACAGGTCATTTGCATATTGGAAATGCTCGAACAGCATTATTTAATTATTTATTTGCTCGTCATCATGGCGGTGATTTTATCATTCGTATAGAGGATACAGACCAAAAACGTAATATTGAAGACGGAGAAAAAAGTCAGTTAGATAACTTAGCATGGCTAAATATTGACTGGGATGAGTCACCTGATAAGCCAGGTGAATACGGTCCTTATCGTCAATCTGAAAGAAAAGATATCTATCAACCATTAGTAGATCAATTATTAGCAAGTAATTTAGCTTATAAATGTTACTGTACCGAAGAAGAATTAGAAACAGAACGTGAGAGCCAACGTAGTCGTGGACAAATTCCACGTTACAACGGAAAATGTGCTCACTTAACACCAGAACAACAAGCAGCTAAAGAAGCTGAAGGAATTACACCAGTTGTTCGTTTTAGAGTACCAAAAGGCGAAGAATACACATTTGATGACATTGTAAAAGGAAACATTACATTTGAATCTGATAGTGTTGGTGGCGATTTTGTCATTTTAAAACGTGACGGGATACCAACATATAACTTTGCGGTTGCTGTGGATGATCATTTAATGAAAATTACACACGTTTTACGTGGAGATGATCATATTGCGAACACACCAAAACAATTAATGGTTTATGAAGCATTTGGATGGACTCCACCAAGATTTGGTCATATGACATTAATCATTAATACTGAAACAGGTAAAAAATTAAGTAAACGTGATGAAACGATTCTACAATTTATCGAACAATACCGTGAATTAGGTTACTTACCAGAAGCGATGTTTAACTTTATTAGTTTACTAGGCTGGTCTCCAGTGGGTGAAGAAGAAATCTTTAGCCAAGAAGAGTTTATTAAAATCTTTGATGCAGATCGTTTAGGTAAATCGCCTGCAGCATTTGATAATAAAAAACTTGAGTGGATTAGCAATCAATACATGAAACAACTTGATAGAAAAACAATGGCAGAGATGGCTTTACCATACTTAATCGAAGCAGGTTTAGTAGAAGAAAACCCATCAGCTGAAAAACAAGCATGGGTGGAAGAATTGGTAAGTCTTTACCAACCACAAATGAGTTATGCAAAAGAAATTGTTGAATTATCCAGTTTATTCTTTAATGATACATTGACATTTGATGATGCCGCTAAAGAAGTCTTATCAGATGAGCAAGTACCAGAAGTATTAGAAGCATTTAAAAAAGAATTAAATGACTTAGAAGAATTTGATGTTCCAGCAATTAAAAAAGCAATTAAAGCTGTACAAAAAGAAACAGGTGCTAAAGGTAAAAAACTGTTCATGCCAATTCGTGTAGCCGTGAGTGGTCAAATGCATGGTCCAGAATTAGCAGAAACGATTCTTTTATTAGGTAAAGATCAAGCAACTGAACATATTAATTTAGCATTAAACGAAATACAAGGATAA
- a CDS encoding PIN/TRAM domain-containing protein, with protein sequence MQKKIYALVMALIGFSLGVALFPLLWKATNQETLGWLNNDITNGIIGAIIFAIIATLTEQHLVSGLRKIEKFITEQSLSDLLFGSISTIIGLLLGALISIPFYSLPLIVPAIIMLITGYLGFRVGTMKTEDFKKLFVPKSKKVSEEILDRRVDDYFHKYKVLDTSVIIDGRIYDIAKTGFIEGTLLIPNFVLYELQYIADSGDSMKRVRGRRGLDILNALQKEENISVEMYEGDFEDIQEVDSKLIKLAKMLDGIVVTNDYNLNKVCEFQNVPVFNINALANAVKPVVIPGETMDVIVMKDGTERQQGVAYLDDGTMVVVEDGKHFMNKKINVIVTSALQTAAGRMIFAKPSHSQTTINAD encoded by the coding sequence ATGCAGAAAAAAATTTACGCGCTTGTTATGGCTTTAATTGGATTTAGTTTAGGTGTGGCATTATTCCCATTATTATGGAAGGCGACCAACCAAGAAACGTTAGGTTGGTTAAATAATGATATTACTAATGGAATTATTGGAGCAATTATTTTTGCAATTATCGCTACATTGACAGAACAACATTTAGTATCAGGTTTAAGAAAAATAGAAAAATTTATTACAGAACAAAGTTTATCTGATTTATTGTTTGGTAGTATTAGTACGATTATTGGGTTATTATTAGGAGCACTTATTTCGATTCCATTTTATTCACTCCCTTTAATTGTTCCGGCAATTATTATGTTAATCACAGGGTACTTAGGATTTAGAGTAGGCACCATGAAAACAGAGGACTTTAAGAAATTATTTGTGCCAAAATCCAAAAAAGTTTCGGAAGAAATTCTTGATCGTCGTGTTGATGACTATTTTCATAAATACAAGGTTTTAGACACAAGTGTCATTATTGATGGACGTATTTATGATATTGCAAAAACTGGCTTTATTGAAGGAACGTTATTAATCCCAAATTTTGTTTTATATGAATTACAATACATTGCGGATTCAGGGGATAGTATGAAACGCGTTCGTGGGCGTCGGGGGTTAGATATTTTAAACGCCTTGCAAAAAGAAGAAAATATATCGGTTGAAATGTATGAAGGTGATTTTGAAGACATTCAAGAAGTCGATAGTAAATTGATTAAATTAGCTAAAATGTTAGATGGTATTGTGGTTACAAATGACTACAACCTAAATAAAGTGTGTGAATTTCAAAATGTGCCAGTATTTAACATTAATGCCTTGGCAAATGCTGTTAAACCAGTTGTTATTCCAGGTGAGACGATGGATGTTATTGTGATGAAAGATGGTACAGAACGCCAGCAAGGTGTGGCTTATTTAGATGATGGAACAATGGTTGTGGTTGAAGATGGTAAACACTTTATGAACAAGAAAATAAATGTCATTGTAACGAGTGCATTACAAACGGCTGCTGGTCGAATGATTTTTGCAAAACCAAGTCATTCTCAAACAACGATAAATGCTGATTAA
- the radA gene encoding DNA repair protein RadA has translation MAKKKRSEYVCQTCGYISPKYLGRCPNCGEWNTLVEEIASEVPTRHSRVSLTGEVSKPQKLQEVTAQKEPRVKTQLGELNRVLGGGVVPGSMVLIGGDPGIGKSTLLLQVSQQLSLLKGTVLYVSGEESSQQIKMRAERLADGSNDFYVYPETDMGRIKQVIEQLTPDYVIIDSIQTMVHPETESAAGSVSQVRANTAELMQIAKTNNIAIFIVGHVTKEGSLAGPRMLEHMVDTVLYFEGDRHHTFRILRAVKNRFGSTNEIGIFEMRQAGLVEVLNPSEAFLEERIDGATGSAIVCSMEGTRPILAEIQSLVTPSVFGNAKRTATGLDYNRVSLIMAVLEKRAGLLLQNQDAYLKAVGGVKLDEPAIDLSIAVSIASSYKDKGTSPQDCFIGEIGLTGEIRRVNRIEQRVGEAQKLGFKRVFIPINNLQGWTPPKDIEVIGVETLSETLFKVFS, from the coding sequence TTGGCAAAGAAAAAAAGAAGTGAATATGTCTGTCAAACATGTGGCTATATTTCCCCAAAGTATTTAGGTAGGTGTCCTAATTGCGGAGAGTGGAATACTTTAGTTGAAGAAATCGCCTCAGAGGTTCCAACTAGACATAGCAGAGTTAGTTTGACAGGTGAAGTGAGCAAACCCCAAAAACTTCAAGAAGTGACTGCTCAAAAAGAGCCACGGGTTAAAACACAGTTAGGTGAGTTAAATCGTGTGTTAGGTGGAGGAGTTGTCCCAGGGTCTATGGTGTTAATTGGTGGAGACCCTGGTATTGGAAAATCTACTTTACTATTACAAGTGTCTCAACAACTAAGCTTATTAAAGGGAACTGTGTTATATGTTTCTGGTGAAGAAAGTTCACAACAAATAAAAATGCGTGCGGAACGCTTGGCTGATGGTAGCAATGATTTTTATGTTTATCCTGAAACAGATATGGGACGAATCAAGCAAGTTATTGAGCAATTAACACCAGATTATGTGATTATTGATTCGATTCAAACGATGGTTCATCCTGAAACAGAGAGTGCTGCTGGAAGTGTGAGTCAAGTTCGAGCGAATACGGCTGAGTTAATGCAAATTGCTAAAACAAACAATATTGCCATCTTCATTGTAGGACACGTGACGAAAGAAGGCTCGCTTGCAGGACCACGGATGCTTGAACATATGGTGGATACAGTACTTTATTTTGAAGGAGATAGACACCATACTTTCAGAATACTGCGTGCTGTAAAAAATCGTTTTGGCTCAACAAATGAGATTGGTATTTTTGAAATGAGGCAAGCTGGATTAGTAGAAGTGTTAAATCCATCAGAAGCATTTTTAGAAGAGCGAATTGACGGGGCGACAGGTTCAGCGATTGTATGTTCGATGGAAGGTACGCGTCCTATTTTGGCAGAGATACAATCACTTGTAACGCCATCTGTTTTTGGAAATGCTAAACGAACGGCAACAGGGCTAGATTACAACCGTGTATCACTGATTATGGCTGTGTTAGAAAAACGTGCTGGATTATTATTACAAAACCAAGATGCTTATTTAAAAGCAGTTGGTGGAGTGAAGCTTGATGAACCAGCGATTGATTTATCCATCGCAGTGAGTATCGCATCAAGTTACAAAGATAAAGGGACTTCTCCTCAAGATTGTTTTATTGGTGAAATTGGGTTAACTGGTGAAATTAGACGAGTGAACCGAATTGAACAGCGTGTTGGCGAAGCACAAAAATTAGGCTTCAAACGTGTGTTTATTCCAATAAATAATCTGCAAGGTTGGACACCACCTAAAGACATTGAAGTGATTGGTGTCGAAACATTATCAGAAACATTATTTAAAGTATTTTCTTAA
- a CDS encoding dUTP diphosphatase — protein sequence MSKVRGFEKVSTFEDINLPKRATKSAAGYDFESAVDIVIPSIWRQGIAKVLKAVLSKEVLTVDANMQKELKATLVPTGVKSYMGDDEFLQIANRSSNPLKNFLVLTNGVGIIDSDYYNNAENEGHIMIQLLNFGLTDKHIKKGDRIAQGIFLPFLKADNDSAKTERTGGFGSSGK from the coding sequence ATGAGTAAAGTAAGAGGGTTTGAAAAAGTATCAACATTTGAGGACATTAATTTACCAAAAAGAGCAACTAAAAGTGCTGCAGGATATGATTTTGAGTCGGCTGTTGATATTGTGATTCCAAGTATTTGGAGGCAAGGCATTGCTAAAGTATTAAAAGCCGTTTTATCAAAAGAGGTGTTAACAGTGGATGCTAACATGCAAAAAGAGCTAAAAGCAACGCTTGTTCCAACAGGAGTAAAATCATATATGGGTGACGATGAGTTTTTACAAATTGCCAATCGTTCAAGTAACCCGTTAAAAAATTTTTTAGTGTTAACAAACGGTGTAGGGATTATTGATAGTGATTATTATAATAATGCAGAAAATGAAGGGCATATTATGATTCAATTATTAAATTTTGGTTTAACAGATAAGCACATCAAAAAAGGAGATCGAATCGCTCAAGGGATCTTTTTACCCTTCTTAAAAGCAGATAATGACTCGGCTAAAACAGAACGCACTGGCGGATTTGGTTCATCTGGTAAATAA
- a CDS encoding KUP/HAK/KT family potassium transporter, protein MGVVYGDIGTSPLYVMKAIVDGNGGLAHVSETFILGAVSLVFWTLTVLTTIKYVMIALNADNHGEGGIFSLFTLVRKNSRYLLYPAMLGGATLLADGILTPAVTVTTAIEGLRGIPSFYETFGDSQQIIVIITVIIIFSLFMVQRLGTKKVGTLFGPIMFGWFTFIGLIGLSNFMGNLSVIRALNPYYAVHLLFSGENKLGILILGSVFLATTGAEALYSDLGHAGRKNIRVSWPYIKVCLVLNYFGQAAWIIRVKDMPEYQNMDMLNPFFRMMPQALTVVGVVFATVAAIIASQSLISGSYTLASEAIKLRLLPRMKIIYPTDQKGQLYIPGINNMLMIGCLAVVFGFQTSARMEAAYGLAITITMLMTTILLLVYLLQEGTPRPLAYLIFIFFAVIESIFFVSSASKFMHGGYVALGIALIIFLVMLIWHRGNIITEATSKRISLYDYKEQLGELRDDTDWPQLQTNLVFLTSKIKGHLINREIMYSILDKSPKRAKVYWFVNVFVTDEPYTKEYYVDMMETDYIVNVQLRLGFKMPQEVNVYLRQIVHDLMNEGKLPKQPQKYSITPGRDTGDFSFVLIREELSRVTELNWLDTLVMQAKLGIKRSAVDPAKWYGLEYSDVIMEYVPLVIQPKKNKVTLRQVQVNEFYEDDDE, encoded by the coding sequence ATGGGAGTTGTTTATGGAGATATTGGAACCAGTCCTTTGTACGTTATGAAAGCCATTGTGGATGGAAATGGAGGACTAGCCCACGTATCAGAGACGTTTATCTTAGGTGCGGTATCATTAGTTTTTTGGACATTAACTGTATTGACAACGATAAAATATGTCATGATTGCACTAAACGCTGATAATCACGGTGAGGGTGGTATTTTTTCACTTTTCACATTAGTTAGAAAGAATAGTCGTTATTTGCTTTATCCTGCAATGTTAGGTGGGGCGACATTACTCGCTGATGGGATTTTAACGCCAGCAGTGACGGTCACAACGGCTATTGAAGGCCTTAGAGGGATTCCTTCTTTTTACGAGACGTTTGGCGATAGTCAACAAATTATTGTCATTATAACGGTTATTATTATCTTTTCATTATTTATGGTACAACGATTAGGAACAAAAAAAGTCGGCACACTGTTTGGGCCGATTATGTTTGGTTGGTTTACATTTATTGGATTAATTGGTCTATCAAACTTCATGGGAAATCTTTCAGTTATTCGTGCACTAAACCCATATTATGCTGTTCATTTATTGTTTTCTGGAGAAAATAAATTAGGAATACTTATTTTAGGAAGCGTGTTTCTAGCAACAACTGGAGCAGAAGCATTGTATTCAGATTTGGGGCATGCTGGTAGAAAAAATATTCGTGTAAGTTGGCCATACATCAAAGTCTGTTTAGTTTTAAATTACTTTGGTCAAGCAGCGTGGATTATCCGTGTTAAAGATATGCCTGAGTATCAAAATATGGATATGCTTAATCCATTCTTTAGAATGATGCCACAAGCACTGACTGTTGTAGGGGTGGTTTTTGCCACAGTTGCGGCGATTATCGCGTCACAATCATTAATTTCTGGTTCGTATACATTGGCCTCAGAAGCGATTAAATTACGTTTACTACCAAGGATGAAAATTATTTACCCAACTGACCAAAAGGGGCAATTGTATATTCCAGGGATTAATAACATGTTAATGATTGGCTGTTTAGCTGTTGTGTTTGGCTTTCAAACATCTGCTCGTATGGAGGCTGCTTATGGATTAGCAATCACCATTACAATGTTAATGACAACTATCTTGTTACTTGTTTACTTACTACAGGAAGGAACCCCAAGGCCACTAGCGTATCTGATTTTTATCTTTTTTGCAGTAATTGAAAGTATCTTCTTTGTTTCCAGTGCATCTAAGTTTATGCATGGAGGCTATGTGGCATTAGGAATCGCGTTAATTATTTTCCTCGTCATGCTCATTTGGCATCGTGGAAATATCATCACGGAAGCAACATCTAAACGAATTTCCTTATATGACTACAAAGAGCAATTAGGTGAGTTAAGAGATGATACGGATTGGCCACAACTTCAAACTAATTTGGTCTTTCTAACATCTAAAATTAAGGGTCATTTAATTAATCGAGAAATCATGTATTCAATTTTAGATAAAAGCCCGAAACGTGCGAAAGTGTATTGGTTCGTGAATGTATTTGTTACCGATGAGCCATACACTAAGGAATATTATGTGGATATGATGGAGACGGATTACATCGTGAATGTACAATTACGATTAGGATTTAAAATGCCGCAAGAGGTGAATGTCTATTTAAGACAGATTGTCCATGATTTGATGAATGAAGGAAAGTTACCAAAACAACCTCAAAAATATTCGATTACACCAGGAAGAGATACGGGAGATTTTTCATTTGTATTGATACGTGAAGAACTATCGCGTGTGACCGAATTAAACTGGTTAGATACTTTAGTGATGCAAGCCAAACTTGGCATTAAGCGTTCAGCAGTTGATCCAGCTAAATGGTACGGATTAGAATATAGTGATGTGATTATGGAGTATGTGCCACTTGTGATTCAACCAAAGAAAAATAAAGTGACATTACGGCAAGTTCAGGTCAACGAATTTTATGAAGACGATGACGAGTAA